The genomic region TTGGGCCAGTTGAGCCTTTTAATCAAAGAAAgctcattaaaaaaaatttagattccAGCCCAATAAGAGAGTAGAGTAAACCCATCAACTTCAAGTATTTAAATGCCCACGAGTTCCCTAGACACTGTTCTAAGTTTAATAGTTTGGACACAAGATTCTTTTATGGAAGGTATCgtgttcaaattttttatgtgtgtatgtgtattaAGTGTGCAtgtgcaaaaataaaaaataaaaaaataaaatttccgTCAAAAAATTTACTTCAAATTTTGTATAGCACGTACATTAGAGCCTAAAATTGGAAGtgggataaaaaatttatgcacGAACTTTTCGTTTATCAAGATTTGACCTGTCACATTTTTAACTTGAACAATTTCACGCTATCCATGTGGGCAAAGCAACGTGAAGTATGAATAGatggatcattttttttttatttttttagtaaaaaaggcaattaaatttaattggttttatgaaaataaataataaagtatgttatttaatattttgttatggaATGAGCCAATTGGCACGTGAAAGGTTCAATTCTCCAACGGTCAAGAAGCACCGAATTCAAACTCCGAAGTCCCAACGGTCACTTTATCTCTTCCTACAGTACTTCAAATGATCATAACAATCCCATCTCCCTCCAATTGAGAAGTAAGAAACCCTGGTAGGTGAAGTGAAGAAATCTTGAACAAGGAAGGAAATGGAGGGTTCTAAAAAAGGCTTCTCTCCATCAAAAGCTGCTGCAAGTCCCAAACACTCATCTACTggtatgaaaaatgaagccTTTTCTTTCACACAGTACACACACTGAGAAGtttgtaattcttgaatttatgtgtttttcttGTCGCTTTCTTGTCGCTTTCCTTTTGTGTAAGAAACTAAACATGTTATGCGATATTTGCTTGAGTTGGGGTTTCTCCAAGATCAGATTTTTTCTGAAACAGGAATGTTAATTTGGTTTTGTGTTCAGGGGAGAATAATGAGAATGATTCAAGTCAAGATCAAATGATTCCCAAGTTTCAAAACCACAAGGAAGTGTGTGGAAAGAATTTCATGTCACCCACAATATCTGCAGCTTCCAAGGCTGCAcctccaagaaagaaaatcttaGCTGATAGGAATGAAAATTCAACCCCTTGTGATGCTCAAGTTCACAAAATGTCCAATTTTGAGATGAAAAGAAGTCCCAGAAATTCAAGTGTTAGTCACTTTGATCGATCCCCATCTGGGGTTGTTTCGTTGCAGAATAATTCATGTGAGCCTAGTGATGATGAGGATACGAATCTTTTAGGTGATTTGTCTTCAAATGTTTATGACCCTGTGAAGAATTACCTCTCCCCAAGGCCTAAGTATTTGCGTTTTAATCCGAACAGGAGGCGTGAGATTTTAGACAGGCTAGAAAAAGAGGGCAGAGAGGACTTGATTAGCTCCGTTGACTCTAAGGAGGTTAGTGGTGAAGAAGGGTCATCAgcacaagaaattaaaaactcTTCTTTTTCCCCTCCTGAAGAAAGTGTTGTGAAGCTGAAGAATGATGAAGAGGATGAAATTATTGGTGATGATTGTGAGGAGGACGAGGAAAAAGAAGTTGAGATTATCAGTGATGATTGTGAGGAGGACGAGGACGACGAAGAAGAAGTTGAAGAGGAGAGAAGATGGTGTCTCAAaggaatattaaaaattgtcCTTACTTTGATTGCTTGTTTATTTTCAACCTCATACATTTGTTCTATGAACTCTCCAACTCCTTCACCAACTCAGCGAGCTATTTGGAATCTAAAAGACGGTTATCTTATGATCAAGAACCAAACACTTGAAGTCATCATTATGAAAATGCATGATTCTGGTTCATTGGGAGTGGAAGATGGAGATAATTATGGTGAGGTTGAGGAGGAAGAAATTGATGAAGATGATAACGGGGGAACTGAAGAGAGAGTTGAGGTAGAAATGGTTGAAGatgatttggaaaatttgGAGGTACGTGATGAGGAGGAGGTTGTTGGAAATGTGTTTGGGGATAGTGAAGATAAAACTGAAAAGGCTGgtgagtttgaatttgaagCTGGGAAGTTTGAGCAATTGACAGGTGCAAAAACGGATGAAAGTGTAGATGGTGGTAGTTTTCCTTTGGATTTGGATGGGGATGTAGAGTTTTCTTATTCAGATCTGAATGAGGATACTGTCCCTGACGTTGAAGCAGCAGTAACTGATATTGTAGGGGATGGTGAGGTTGAGCCTGAAACAGAGATCTTTGGGCAATTGGTAGGAGCACAAACTGCTAAAAGTCAAGATGCTGATGAGTTAGATAAGGAAGTAGAGGCTTCCAATCAGCTGCAGGAGCTTGAACTTGCAGTGAAATCTGTTCCTGAGGAGGAAACACCACAAGAGCCAAAAGGGGTTGTGGAATCACTAGACGAACTTGTTGGATCGCATGAAAAGTTGACGGATTCTGGAGATGAAATCGGATCTGATCATGAAGTTGAAATTGAGAAAGCGGGATGGAACACCTCAGCTGTTGTTGGAGTTTCTGTAGCATCCATAATTTTAACACCACTGGCCTTGATATATCATTCAATGAAAGGAAGAAACATATCTGATGAAGAATCTGAACCTGTGCCAAAGCCACATAAGTTTGCAGTGAAGGAGAAAACAGCCCCAGTGCTGCCTTCTATGCAGAGGAAAATCGAGTTCTTCGCTAGACCTACAGCATCTCAGGTAATAGAAGAAGCTCCTGCAATCAATTCCCACCACATCCACGCACCAACCGTTGAGTTGATCGGAGAAATTGTCGTTGGACAAGTGAGCAGCCTTAGAAGCTGTGGTAGCAAGTATCAGATAACTGAATCTGAAGAGAGTAATGCCACTTTTTTCCCCAAGCACGGTTGGTTATCTCAACCGCTTGTGGCTCCAACTCCACCGTCTGCACTTGAGTCTACTACTAATTCACTttcatatggaagctttacaACTGAGAAGAAGATGTTGAAGAAAGAGGTACTTTCAAATTACGTCTGTTGGTTTTAACACAATTGTGTGCATATATGTTTATGTCGATTTTGCTGGACAAAACTACTGGACTCTAATGAAGTAGTTAAACTTTACTCAAAAACTACTACAATTCTTGAATATGAGTGTTTACTTGCTTGGATCATGacatttctattttgaattgatCAGGGAGGCAGAAGTCGAGATG from Sesamum indicum cultivar Zhongzhi No. 13 linkage group LG3, S_indicum_v1.0, whole genome shotgun sequence harbors:
- the LOC105157696 gene encoding uncharacterized protein LOC105157696, with protein sequence MEGSKKGFSPSKAAASPKHSSTGENNENDSSQDQMIPKFQNHKEVCGKNFMSPTISAASKAAPPRKKILADRNENSTPCDAQVHKMSNFEMKRSPRNSSVSHFDRSPSGVVSLQNNSCEPSDDEDTNLLGDLSSNVYDPVKNYLSPRPKYLRFNPNRRREILDRLEKEGREDLISSVDSKEVSGEEGSSAQEIKNSSFSPPEESVVKLKNDEEDEIIGDDCEEDEEKEVEIISDDCEEDEDDEEEVEEERRWCLKGILKIVLTLIACLFSTSYICSMNSPTPSPTQRAIWNLKDGYLMIKNQTLEVIIMKMHDSGSLGVEDGDNYGEVEEEEIDEDDNGGTEERVEVEMVEDDLENLEVRDEEEVVGNVFGDSEDKTEKAGEFEFEAGKFEQLTGAKTDESVDGGSFPLDLDGDVEFSYSDLNEDTVPDVEAAVTDIVGDGEVEPETEIFGQLVGAQTAKSQDADELDKEVEASNQLQELELAVKSVPEEETPQEPKGVVESLDELVGSHEKLTDSGDEIGSDHEVEIEKAGWNTSAVVGVSVASIILTPLALIYHSMKGRNISDEESEPVPKPHKFAVKEKTAPVLPSMQRKIEFFARPTASQVIEEAPAINSHHIHAPTVELIGEIVVGQVSSLRSCGSKYQITESEESNATFFPKHGWLSQPLVAPTPPSALESTTNSLSYGSFTTEKKMLKKEGGRSRDATTEVTPVRRSSRLRNRATVMSP